A region of uncultured Desulfobacter sp. DNA encodes the following proteins:
- the thrS gene encoding threonine--tRNA ligase translates to MIQITFPDNAVKQFDAPPTGMDVAKSISEGFARNCVAMEIDGKALDLGVVIEKDSKVSFITANDDQGLDILRHSSAHVMAEAVLNLYPDAKLTIGPVVEDGFYYDIDMVPVSETELEKIEAEMKNIIKAKAGFERRVVTREEALALFADNPFKVELINDLPEGEEISLYQNGKFVDLCRGPHIPNTGMIKGVKLLKTSGAYWRADQSREQLQRLYGISFFDKKKLTAYLTMIEEAKKRDHRKLGTRLDLFSFHDEAPGMPFFHAKGIAMWNALLDYWRMEHKKDGYVETKTPVMMTRKLWEQSGHWENYRENMYTSTIDDDEYAIKPMNCPGGMILFKTKSHSYKDLPHRAGEIGLVHRHEFSGALSGLFRVRAFHQDDAHIFMTPDQIQEEVLGVLKLAERVYARFGLSFHLELSTRPEKSIGTDEQWETATNGLRSAMEAYNKDFLINEGDGAFYGPKIDIHIKDALGRTWQCGTIQLDMALPERFDLTYKGADNEKHRPIMIHRVIYGSMERFFGILVEHFAGKFPLWLAPVQAVVLPITQELADDAKEIKHLLEVHGIRCEVDDRSETLKKKIREAQLDYIPLIITIGDKEKEDKVLSVRTLDGKVKMGVTHKEFLTNVCAHIRNRVLEDIDL, encoded by the coding sequence ATGATTCAAATTACTTTCCCGGATAATGCCGTAAAACAGTTTGACGCACCGCCCACGGGCATGGACGTGGCAAAAAGCATTTCCGAAGGATTTGCCCGCAACTGCGTGGCCATGGAAATAGATGGAAAAGCCCTTGATTTAGGCGTGGTCATTGAAAAGGACAGCAAGGTCAGTTTTATCACAGCCAACGACGACCAGGGGCTGGACATCCTGCGCCACTCCTCGGCCCATGTCATGGCCGAAGCCGTACTCAACCTCTATCCGGACGCAAAACTGACCATCGGCCCTGTGGTGGAGGACGGATTTTACTATGATATTGACATGGTGCCGGTGAGCGAAACAGAACTTGAAAAAATAGAAGCCGAGATGAAAAACATCATCAAGGCCAAGGCAGGATTTGAACGCCGGGTGGTTACACGGGAAGAGGCGCTGGCTCTTTTTGCCGACAACCCCTTTAAGGTGGAGCTGATCAACGACCTGCCCGAAGGAGAAGAGATCTCTTTGTACCAGAACGGTAAATTCGTTGACCTGTGCCGGGGCCCCCATATCCCCAACACCGGCATGATCAAGGGCGTCAAACTGCTGAAAACATCCGGCGCCTACTGGCGGGCGGACCAGTCCCGGGAGCAGCTCCAGCGGCTTTACGGCATCTCCTTTTTTGACAAAAAGAAGCTGACCGCCTATCTCACCATGATTGAGGAAGCCAAAAAACGGGACCACAGAAAACTTGGCACCCGCCTGGACCTGTTCTCCTTCCATGACGAAGCACCGGGCATGCCCTTTTTCCATGCCAAGGGCATTGCCATGTGGAATGCCCTTCTGGATTACTGGCGCATGGAACATAAAAAAGACGGGTATGTGGAGACCAAGACCCCTGTGATGATGACCAGAAAACTTTGGGAACAAAGCGGTCACTGGGAAAATTACAGGGAAAACATGTACACCTCCACCATTGACGATGACGAGTACGCCATCAAGCCCATGAACTGTCCCGGCGGCATGATCCTTTTCAAGACAAAATCCCACTCGTACAAAGACCTGCCCCACCGGGCCGGGGAGATCGGGCTTGTGCACCGCCATGAATTTTCAGGGGCCTTGTCAGGACTGTTCCGGGTCCGGGCCTTTCACCAGGATGACGCCCATATCTTCATGACCCCGGACCAGATCCAAGAAGAAGTCCTTGGGGTTTTAAAACTGGCTGAACGGGTCTATGCGCGTTTTGGGCTCTCCTTTCACCTGGAGCTCTCCACAAGGCCGGAAAAATCCATCGGCACGGATGAACAGTGGGAAACCGCCACCAACGGCCTCCGCAGTGCCATGGAAGCTTATAATAAAGATTTTCTGATCAATGAAGGGGATGGCGCATTTTACGGCCCCAAAATAGACATCCACATCAAGGACGCTTTGGGCAGAACATGGCAGTGCGGCACGATACAGCTGGACATGGCCCTGCCGGAACGTTTTGACCTGACATACAAGGGCGCGGACAATGAAAAGCACCGTCCCATCATGATCCACCGGGTCATCTACGGTTCCATGGAGCGGTTCTTCGGCATCCTCGTGGAGCATTTTGCAGGAAAATTTCCCCTGTGGCTGGCCCCGGTCCAGGCCGTGGTCCTGCCCATCACCCAGGAACTGGCCGACGACGCCAAAGAGATCAAGCATCTGCTTGAGGTCCATGGCATCCGCTGCGAAGTGGATGACAGAAGCGAGACCCTGAAAAAGAAAATCAGGGAAGCCCAGCTGGACTATATCCCTTTAATCATCACCATTGGTGACAAGGAAAAGGAAGACAAGGTTTTGTCCGTGCGCACCTTAGACGGCAAGGTCAAGATGGGCGTAACCCACAAAGAGTTTCTGACCAACGTCTGCGCCCATATCAGAAACCGGGTTCTGGAGGATATAGACCTTTAA
- the thiS gene encoding sulfur carrier protein ThiS gives MNIFVNGKQESMESCTLEQLIAFKKLNAGSLVIELNQQIIKQEFWPTTKLREGDRLEMLSFVAGG, from the coding sequence ATGAATATTTTTGTCAACGGAAAACAGGAATCCATGGAGTCCTGCACTTTGGAACAGTTGATTGCTTTTAAAAAGCTCAATGCAGGATCCCTGGTTATTGAACTTAACCAGCAGATTATTAAACAGGAATTTTGGCCGACAACAAAGCTCCGGGAGGGCGATCGCCTGGAGATGCTCAGTTTTGTCGCAGGAGGATGA
- a CDS encoding cytochrome c3 family protein, which yields MSDKSFTWKWGTPREATKEELAPRTSGCQMCHGTTVELGPDNKPINQTWPGGVGTRYPDGFIGTCTVCHERHTFSKADARKPEACGACHMSGIGELATTHNVQERLKWDLMHTKSVVRSGNRGEGVKGEENMRKICANCHGPTHVNTQRQTLDNFVALYNQYWEGAARMKKELEEKN from the coding sequence ATGTCCGATAAATCATTCACCTGGAAATGGGGTACGCCCAGGGAGGCCACCAAGGAAGAACTGGCGCCCAGGACTTCCGGCTGCCAGATGTGCCACGGCACTACGGTTGAATTGGGCCCGGATAACAAGCCCATCAACCAGACCTGGCCCGGCGGCGTGGGAACCCGCTACCCGGATGGTTTCATCGGTACCTGCACCGTGTGTCACGAACGGCACACGTTTTCCAAAGCAGATGCCCGAAAACCCGAAGCCTGTGGTGCCTGTCATATGAGCGGCATCGGAGAACTGGCCACCACTCACAATGTTCAGGAGCGGCTCAAATGGGATTTGATGCATACGAAATCCGTGGTCCGCTCGGGCAATCGTGGTGAGGGTGTCAAGGGTGAAGAAAATATGAGAAAAATCTGTGCCAACTGCCATGGTCCCACCCATGTGAACACCCAGAGACAGACCCTGGACAACTTCGTGGCCCTGTACAACCAATACTGGGAAGGTGCGGCGCGAATGAAAAAAGAGCTGGAGGAAAAGAATTGA
- a CDS encoding long-chain fatty acid--CoA ligase, whose translation MTNQANTPAAPWNSPFWPQGVAHNVTDYNYPVFKLLDDAASRYPNQVFTIFNGAKKTFSQVKDTADRIAWFLAKKGIRKGDKVAIFLPNLPHFPEILFGITKAGAVAVNCNPVYTPTELNHQLCDATAKMVFCMDHPTFYPNTVKAIEDTDVETVVICNIKSYLPKIQGFLGGLLGKIPKAPHHEPGHIMFDDMVAQSRPEPPEVNIDPVNDTAIMLYTGGTTGVPKGAELVHINFTYQVAAIMEYLRLSHDENKPLEKAYFGGYHCFLGILPWYHSFGISVALLCAVGSGSSLICIPDPRTGKPPFTDVLKAIQKHRPTLMPAVPTIFVAVTNHAKLDEYDLSSLMGCFSGGAPMPPDVCRQFEKKTGAVIFEGYGLTETAPVLSVNPTYREGRKIGSIGFPLPGTDIKIVAIDDPTKEMPRGEDGEVAACGPQVMKGYWNKPDTNNDVFVFFEGKRYFLTGDIGHIDEDGYILITDRKKDMIIVGGFNVYPRDVEDILYTHPKVELCAVVGVANRHSGETVKAIIKLKKGQTATQEEFMAFCKENMAGYKRPRIIEFKNDMPVSNIGKVLRRELRESHSDQQ comes from the coding sequence ATGACAAACCAGGCAAATACTCCGGCCGCCCCATGGAACAGCCCGTTTTGGCCCCAGGGTGTTGCACACAACGTCACAGACTACAACTACCCTGTTTTCAAACTGCTGGACGACGCAGCGTCCCGTTATCCCAATCAGGTTTTCACCATCTTCAACGGGGCAAAAAAGACCTTTTCCCAGGTCAAGGATACGGCGGACCGAATTGCCTGGTTTCTGGCTAAAAAAGGCATCCGCAAAGGGGATAAGGTGGCTATTTTTTTGCCTAACCTTCCCCATTTTCCCGAAATCCTTTTCGGTATTACAAAGGCCGGGGCCGTGGCCGTAAACTGCAACCCCGTCTATACGCCCACGGAATTAAACCATCAGCTTTGTGACGCCACTGCAAAAATGGTTTTCTGCATGGATCATCCCACCTTTTACCCCAATACTGTCAAAGCCATAGAAGACACAGATGTCGAAACGGTTGTAATCTGTAATATCAAAAGCTACCTGCCGAAAATCCAGGGGTTTTTAGGCGGTCTTCTGGGCAAAATTCCCAAGGCCCCCCACCATGAACCCGGGCATATCATGTTCGACGACATGGTGGCCCAGTCCAGGCCCGAGCCGCCGGAAGTCAATATTGACCCGGTGAACGACACGGCTATTATGCTATACACCGGCGGTACCACAGGAGTCCCCAAGGGTGCAGAACTTGTGCACATCAACTTTACCTACCAGGTGGCGGCAATCATGGAATATCTCAGACTGTCCCACGATGAAAACAAACCGCTGGAAAAAGCATATTTCGGGGGGTACCACTGTTTTCTAGGCATTTTGCCCTGGTATCACAGCTTCGGCATCTCCGTGGCCCTGCTCTGCGCAGTGGGCTCAGGCAGCAGCCTGATATGCATACCGGATCCCAGAACGGGAAAGCCCCCCTTTACGGATGTCCTCAAGGCAATCCAAAAACACCGCCCCACGCTTATGCCGGCCGTGCCCACAATTTTTGTGGCCGTTACAAACCATGCCAAGCTTGATGAATATGACCTGTCTTCCCTGATGGGCTGCTTTTCGGGAGGCGCGCCCATGCCGCCGGATGTATGCCGCCAGTTTGAGAAAAAAACCGGTGCTGTCATCTTTGAAGGATACGGACTGACGGAAACCGCACCGGTGCTGTCAGTCAATCCCACTTACCGGGAGGGAAGAAAAATAGGCTCTATAGGATTTCCATTACCCGGAACCGACATAAAAATCGTGGCCATTGATGACCCCACAAAGGAGATGCCCAGGGGTGAGGACGGAGAAGTGGCTGCCTGTGGCCCCCAGGTCATGAAGGGATACTGGAACAAACCCGATACCAACAATGACGTGTTCGTCTTCTTTGAAGGAAAACGCTATTTTCTCACCGGCGACATCGGCCATATTGATGAAGATGGGTATATTCTGATCACGGACAGAAAGAAAGATATGATCATTGTGGGCGGGTTCAATGTTTACCCCAGGGATGTGGAAGATATTCTATATACCCATCCCAAGGTTGAATTGTGCGCGGTGGTGGGGGTGGCCAACAGACACAGCGGAGAGACCGTCAAGGCGATTATCAAACTCAAGAAGGGCCAGACAGCCACCCAGGAAGAATTCATGGCCTTTTGCAAGGAAAACATGGCAGGATATAAACGGCCCCGGATCATTGAATTCAAAAATGATATGCCGGTTTCCAACATCGGCAAAGTACTGCGCAGGGAGTTGAGGGAATCCCATTCCGATCAGCAGTAA
- a CDS encoding ABC transporter substrate-binding protein yields the protein MDNKPILRIGYLNIADHLILGVTERKVLKKEEEFKYLHLETVPFIDWHTLSLALSRDEINAAFMLAPLAMDHFRKGEDLRLVLLGHRNGSVLITNKSANVKTIQDLKGKDILIPFHLSTHNILLHKLLEDHNLEIGIGKDVEVQTVPPSKMPTHVEIDTEGIIGGFLVAEPFGSNVIKAGLGDEFELSKNIWPGHPCCVLVVKTDIIRYFPNAVQELTNSLVKSGRFIKDNTAEAARIGVFFLNQDINVVRNILNSPADRITTDNLLPQIKDFEEIQNYIVKVTGNIYEKIDLEKFIYTGFALEAGAT from the coding sequence ATGGACAATAAACCAATCCTTAGAATCGGCTACCTGAATATTGCCGACCATCTCATTTTAGGCGTTACGGAAAGAAAGGTATTAAAAAAAGAGGAGGAATTTAAATATCTTCATCTTGAAACTGTGCCCTTCATCGACTGGCACACCTTGAGTCTTGCGCTTTCCAGGGACGAAATCAATGCGGCATTTATGCTGGCCCCCCTGGCCATGGACCATTTCAGAAAAGGGGAGGACCTGAGACTGGTGCTTTTAGGGCATCGTAACGGCAGCGTACTGATCACGAACAAAAGCGCGAATGTTAAAACCATCCAGGATTTGAAGGGGAAAGATATTTTAATACCGTTTCATTTATCCACGCATAACATACTTCTGCACAAATTGCTGGAAGATCACAACCTGGAAATCGGCATTGGAAAGGATGTTGAAGTACAGACCGTACCACCCTCCAAAATGCCCACCCATGTTGAAATTGACACCGAAGGGATCATCGGGGGATTTCTGGTGGCAGAACCCTTTGGATCCAATGTCATCAAGGCCGGATTAGGCGACGAATTCGAACTGTCCAAAAATATCTGGCCCGGACATCCCTGCTGTGTTTTGGTAGTAAAAACCGACATCATACGTTATTTCCCCAATGCGGTTCAGGAGCTGACCAACAGTCTTGTGAAATCCGGCAGATTCATCAAAGATAATACCGCGGAGGCGGCAAGGATCGGTGTGTTTTTTCTGAACCAGGATATCAATGTTGTACGAAATATCCTGAATTCGCCTGCAGACCGCATCACCACAGACAACCTTCTGCCCCAGATCAAAGACTTTGAGGAGATTCAGAATTATATTGTCAAGGTAACCGGCAACATTTACGAAAAAATAGACCTGGAAAAATTCATTTATACAGGATTTGCCCTGGAAGCCGGTGCAACGTGA
- a CDS encoding MBL fold metallo-hydrolase — MEIICLLENNTTDPKLAPAHGLSFFIRTRTRSILFDMGQDSKFADNARHLGVDLGQADLAVLSHGHYDHGGGLPLFQKLNSKARTIMTRKAIEGQYYARYLKYEPKYIGLDAQAIDQSRCRFIDSDLALSEELTIITDFSKNGFVPQGNAGLLRMQKDGRLIEDEFFHELALLIEENGTTVLFTGCAHSGMGNMIDTVLTRTGRDHIDHVIGGFHLYNRVTRISEADSRLDILAHELSSHHRTTYYTGHCTGPDAPGYMSRKMGRPIHVFATGTRIKI, encoded by the coding sequence ATGGAAATCATCTGCCTGCTTGAAAACAACACCACGGACCCTAAGCTTGCACCGGCCCACGGTTTAAGTTTTTTTATCCGCACACGGACCCGGTCCATTCTTTTTGACATGGGACAGGACAGCAAGTTTGCAGACAACGCACGGCACCTGGGGGTGGACCTGGGCCAGGCGGATCTGGCAGTGCTCTCCCACGGACACTATGACCATGGCGGGGGGCTTCCGCTATTTCAGAAACTGAATTCAAAAGCCCGGACCATCATGACCCGCAAGGCCATTGAAGGCCAATACTATGCCCGGTATCTGAAGTATGAACCCAAATATATCGGCCTTGACGCCCAGGCCATCGACCAAAGCCGTTGCCGGTTCATTGATTCAGATCTGGCCCTGTCAGAAGAGTTAACCATCATCACAGATTTTTCAAAAAATGGCTTCGTCCCCCAGGGCAATGCAGGGCTTTTAAGAATGCAAAAGGACGGCCGGCTCATTGAGGATGAATTTTTTCATGAACTGGCTTTGCTGATTGAGGAGAACGGCACCACGGTGCTGTTCACCGGATGCGCCCACTCGGGCATGGGAAATATGATTGATACGGTCCTTACCCGCACAGGTCGGGACCATATTGATCATGTGATCGGCGGATTCCACCTGTACAACCGCGTCACCCGGATCTCTGAAGCCGACAGCCGCCTGGATATCCTGGCCCATGAACTGTCATCCCATCACCGCACAACCTATTATACCGGCCACTGCACAGGCCCCGATGCCCCCGGCTACATGTCCCGAAAAATGGGACGCCCCATTCATGTCTTTGCCACCGGCACACGGATTAAAATCTAA
- a CDS encoding HRDC domain-containing protein: protein MVYQFVTTDKELAHMCLELEPCDIIGVDLEADSMHCFSEKICLIQIAGLNRAWLVDPFLVSDFSPFSRILENPGIIKVFHGSDFDVRSLDRELSVEIENLFDTEIACRFLNIQERGLGALLKSFFNIDVDKKYQKVDWSKRPLKDDMIAYSVGDVATLVQLHDLLKDRLEKMGRLAWAQEEFDLQARVKYESNHSRPLFKRFKGAGKLDNRSLAVLEHLLAVRLALAEKKDLPPFKIMSNQSIMAMVQHRPTSIDTVLKRQVLSPKQAGMYGQLCVEAIETALALPHRELPSYPKIRMPRKTPQILNRIDELKKMRETASRTLAMEPGFLINNNTIAAVATANPLTLDALGQIPGMRRWQVEALGDQILDTLSRTH, encoded by the coding sequence GTGGTTTATCAGTTTGTAACAACGGACAAAGAGCTTGCACACATGTGCCTGGAACTTGAACCCTGTGATATCATCGGCGTTGATCTGGAGGCCGATTCCATGCACTGTTTTTCGGAAAAAATATGCCTGATCCAGATTGCGGGTTTAAATCGGGCCTGGCTGGTGGACCCTTTTCTGGTCAGTGATTTTTCACCCTTTTCCCGTATCCTTGAAAATCCTGGCATTATCAAGGTGTTTCATGGTTCTGATTTTGATGTCAGAAGTCTTGACCGGGAACTGTCCGTTGAAATCGAGAACCTGTTTGACACTGAGATCGCCTGCCGGTTTTTAAATATTCAGGAGCGGGGTCTGGGTGCATTGTTGAAATCCTTTTTTAATATTGATGTGGATAAAAAATACCAGAAGGTGGACTGGTCAAAACGGCCCTTGAAAGATGATATGATTGCATACAGTGTGGGAGATGTGGCAACGCTTGTACAGCTTCACGACCTGCTCAAAGACCGCCTTGAAAAAATGGGGCGCCTGGCCTGGGCCCAGGAGGAATTTGATCTGCAGGCCAGGGTCAAGTACGAGAGCAATCATTCAAGACCTTTGTTTAAGCGTTTCAAGGGGGCCGGGAAACTTGACAACCGAAGCCTTGCCGTGCTGGAGCATCTCCTGGCGGTCCGGCTCGCCCTGGCGGAAAAAAAAGATCTGCCGCCCTTTAAAATCATGTCCAACCAGTCCATTATGGCCATGGTTCAGCACAGGCCCACCAGTATCGACACTGTGTTAAAAAGACAGGTTCTCAGCCCTAAGCAGGCCGGCATGTACGGGCAGTTGTGCGTTGAGGCCATTGAAACCGCCCTGGCATTACCCCACCGGGAACTGCCCTCTTACCCCAAAATCCGGATGCCCAGAAAGACCCCCCAGATCCTTAATCGCATTGATGAATTAAAGAAAATGCGTGAAACAGCTTCCCGGACCCTGGCCATGGAGCCTGGATTTCTGATTAACAACAATACAATTGCGGCTGTGGCAACAGCCAATCCCTTAACCCTGGACGCGCTGGGGCAGATTCCGGGTATGCGCCGCTGGCAGGTTGAGGCTCTGGGGGACCAGATTTTAGATACCCTGTCCCGGACCCACTGA
- the hcp gene encoding hydroxylamine reductase, producing MFCFQCQETAKNNGCTINGMCGKKGSTADLQDLLIYNLKGIAVLAHKAKTAGIKVPASNGQFIAEGLFTTITNANFNDEDIVSWINRAQTVKKKLLESVKDKVGADLHDCATWFSNDTSQFGAKAEAVGVLSTENEDVRSLRELLVIGLKGICAYADHACVLGVTKDEIWDFIYEALTSTTQDLSVDEMVAMVMKAGETAVTTMAALDQANTQAYGNPEITQVNIGVGTNPGILISGHDLKDMEELLAQTKGTGVDVYTHGEMLPANYYPAFKKYDHLKGNYGGSWWHQNEDFETFNGPILMTTNCIIPIKKKNTYQNRLFTTGVVSYPGTTHIPERANGGAKDFSKIVALAKTCQPPTEIETGKIVGGFAHNQVLALADKVIEAVKAGAIKRFIVMAGCDGRQKERNYFTEVAEKLPKDTVILTAGCAKYRYNKLDLGDIGGIPRVLDAGQCNDCYSLAVIAMKLRDAFGLDHINDLPLSFDIGWYEQKAVAVLLALLHLGVKGIRLGPTLPAFVSPAVLKVLVENFDIKPIGDVDADIKAMMAGN from the coding sequence ATGTTTTGTTTTCAATGTCAGGAAACCGCTAAAAACAATGGATGTACCATTAATGGAATGTGTGGAAAAAAAGGGAGCACAGCGGATCTTCAGGATCTTCTGATTTATAATTTAAAAGGGATTGCCGTCCTTGCACACAAAGCCAAGACCGCTGGCATAAAGGTCCCGGCGTCCAACGGGCAGTTCATCGCCGAAGGGTTGTTCACAACCATTACAAATGCCAACTTTAATGATGAAGATATTGTCAGCTGGATCAACCGGGCCCAGACAGTTAAAAAGAAACTTCTGGAAAGCGTCAAAGACAAAGTGGGGGCAGATCTTCATGACTGTGCGACCTGGTTTTCCAATGACACATCCCAGTTTGGCGCCAAAGCAGAGGCTGTGGGCGTTCTTTCAACTGAAAATGAAGATGTCAGATCTCTTCGGGAGCTTCTGGTCATCGGGCTCAAAGGCATCTGCGCCTATGCGGATCATGCCTGCGTACTGGGTGTGACCAAAGATGAAATCTGGGATTTTATATATGAAGCATTAACCTCCACCACCCAGGATTTAAGTGTCGATGAAATGGTTGCCATGGTCATGAAAGCCGGTGAAACAGCCGTAACCACAATGGCCGCCTTGGACCAGGCCAACACCCAGGCCTACGGCAACCCGGAAATAACGCAAGTCAACATCGGTGTGGGAACAAACCCGGGCATCCTGATTTCCGGCCACGATCTCAAAGACATGGAGGAACTTCTGGCCCAGACAAAGGGTACAGGCGTTGATGTGTATACCCACGGTGAAATGCTGCCGGCCAATTACTATCCCGCATTTAAAAAATATGACCATCTGAAAGGCAATTACGGCGGCTCCTGGTGGCACCAGAATGAAGATTTCGAGACCTTTAACGGCCCCATTCTGATGACGACAAACTGCATCATCCCCATCAAGAAGAAAAATACATATCAGAACAGGCTCTTTACCACCGGGGTTGTCTCTTATCCCGGCACAACCCATATTCCGGAAAGAGCCAACGGCGGGGCCAAAGATTTTTCAAAAATTGTGGCACTGGCAAAAACCTGCCAGCCCCCCACTGAAATAGAAACAGGCAAAATTGTCGGCGGATTTGCACACAATCAGGTACTGGCTCTGGCGGATAAGGTCATAGAAGCCGTCAAAGCCGGTGCGATCAAGCGCTTCATCGTCATGGCCGGATGCGATGGCCGCCAGAAAGAGAGAAACTATTTCACCGAAGTTGCTGAAAAATTACCCAAAGATACCGTGATCCTTACGGCCGGATGTGCAAAATACAGGTATAACAAACTCGATCTGGGAGATATCGGCGGAATTCCAAGGGTGCTTGATGCAGGACAGTGCAACGACTGTTACTCTTTGGCTGTAATCGCCATGAAACTGCGGGATGCATTTGGGCTGGATCACATTAACGATTTGCCCCTCTCCTTTGATATCGGCTGGTACGAACAAAAAGCCGTGGCTGTGCTGCTGGCATTGTTGCACCTGGGCGTCAAAGGGATCCGTTTAGGCCCCACCCTGCCCGCCTTTGTTTCACCAGCGGTGTTGAAAGTCCTGGTTGAAAACTTTGATATTAAACCCATTGGTGACGTTGACGCAGATATCAAAGCGATGATGGCCGGCAATTAG
- a CDS encoding OmpA family protein: MKFNNRTTATPVKFSIVLILAAAGLFVSTLLVPVAAMATDADTTAPQALLPDEQESRASEDVVIETRQEANVPGVEERAPEADEKSATMDIEEEKQQFLSRHIYFAFNSSELDEQARALIKEQAAWMADNPDVRVQVVGYCDQRGADDYNVVLGQKRAHAVKAFLEGLGISPQRLTEVSLGKTSPVLNTEGQTDARSNRRVEFKIQPAA, translated from the coding sequence ATGAAATTCAACAACAGAACAACAGCAACCCCGGTTAAATTTTCAATCGTTTTAATCCTGGCGGCGGCAGGGCTTTTTGTTTCAACGCTCTTAGTCCCTGTGGCGGCAATGGCAACCGATGCCGACACCACTGCACCCCAGGCGCTTTTGCCAGATGAACAAGAGTCCCGGGCATCAGAAGACGTTGTTATTGAAACACGGCAGGAAGCCAATGTTCCTGGGGTTGAAGAACGGGCGCCAGAAGCCGATGAAAAGTCAGCGACAATGGATATAGAGGAGGAGAAACAGCAGTTTTTGTCCAGGCACATCTATTTTGCATTTAACAGCTCAGAACTGGATGAGCAGGCCCGGGCTTTGATCAAAGAGCAGGCCGCCTGGATGGCAGACAATCCTGATGTGCGTGTTCAGGTTGTCGGCTATTGTGATCAAAGGGGGGCCGACGATTACAATGTGGTTCTTGGACAAAAAAGGGCCCACGCGGTTAAGGCCTTTCTTGAGGGGCTTGGTATCTCCCCCCAGCGTCTGACTGAGGTCAGCCTTGGAAAAACTTCTCCTGTTCTCAACACAGAGGGGCAGACCGACGCCCGGAGCAATAGGCGGGTTGAGTTTAAAATTCAACCGGCGGCATAA
- the dapF gene encoding diaminopimelate epimerase produces the protein MLINFWKMHGLGNDFVVLDDRDEAIAGHIDYSDLAVRLCHRRFGIGADGVILARHSDTHDIRFVIYNSDGSQPEMCGNGMRCFAKYLYENSILVQDEIKVQTLAGTVVPRIEKKQDGQVVSVCVDMGVPRLVPGQIPFVHDGAMALGVPIETAQGTLSVSCVSMGNPHAVIFVNDLSLVDIESIGSMVENHHRFPEKTNVEFIEILNDSQMKMRVWERGAGVTLACGTGACAAVTAAHLTGRTGRKVLVHLDGGDLQISWDESSGHIFKTGPAQAVFKGNIDI, from the coding sequence ATGCTGATAAATTTCTGGAAAATGCATGGTCTCGGTAATGATTTCGTTGTGTTGGATGACAGAGACGAGGCCATTGCCGGGCACATTGATTATTCGGATCTGGCTGTACGTTTGTGTCACCGGCGGTTTGGCATTGGTGCCGACGGTGTTATTCTGGCCCGGCATTCCGATACCCATGATATCCGGTTTGTCATCTACAATTCCGACGGATCTCAGCCTGAGATGTGCGGTAACGGCATGCGCTGTTTTGCCAAATATCTCTATGAAAACAGTATCCTTGTCCAGGATGAAATCAAGGTCCAGACACTGGCTGGTACCGTGGTTCCCCGGATCGAAAAAAAGCAGGACGGGCAGGTGGTCTCGGTGTGTGTGGATATGGGCGTGCCAAGGCTTGTTCCCGGACAGATTCCTTTTGTTCATGACGGGGCCATGGCCCTTGGGGTGCCCATTGAAACAGCCCAGGGTACATTGTCCGTCTCCTGTGTCTCCATGGGAAACCCCCATGCCGTAATTTTTGTGAATGACCTGTCACTGGTGGACATTGAATCAATTGGTTCCATGGTGGAAAATCATCACCGTTTTCCTGAAAAAACCAATGTGGAGTTCATTGAAATCCTCAATGACAGTCAAATGAAAATGAGGGTGTGGGAACGCGGGGCCGGCGTAACCCTTGCCTGCGGCACCGGTGCCTGCGCCGCTGTCACGGCCGCACATCTGACGGGACGCACCGGACGAAAAGTCCTTGTTCATCTGGACGGAGGCGATCTTCAGATTTCATGGGATGAATCCAGCGGCCATATTTTTAAAACCGGGCCAGCCCAGGCCGTTTTTAAAGGAAATATTGATATTTAG